In the Candidatus Poribacteria bacterium genome, one interval contains:
- a CDS encoding LamG domain-containing protein, with the protein MRFIQSAKAILVYVMLVCISFMIPNLSSAKLDADALLGIWFFDEGKGGEAKDASENGNDGKVVDAQWVDGMFEGALKFEGGAHVAVGDFSDYEDEVSIVALIKTPAAPAWSDIIVGPCGDVILTLRDHKLNFAGQCAQPIPHNTWSTSLLNDDKWHQIAGTYDGKEVKVYVDGEEEASNAAAGPFIAGAKYIGSRDDKQEAFTGLIDEIAFFNVALSGADVKAIADSGLSVALGFAAVSPQAKLTTTWAKLKSETIDR; encoded by the coding sequence ATGAGATTCATCCAATCAGCAAAAGCGATATTGGTATACGTGATGCTGGTCTGCATCAGTTTCATGATTCCAAATCTAAGTTCTGCCAAACTCGATGCAGACGCACTTTTGGGAATATGGTTCTTTGATGAAGGTAAAGGGGGTGAGGCAAAAGATGCTTCCGAGAATGGCAATGATGGAAAGGTTGTTGATGCCCAATGGGTCGATGGCATGTTTGAAGGGGCTTTAAAGTTTGAGGGGGGTGCCCATGTTGCTGTCGGTGATTTCTCTGACTATGAGGATGAAGTGTCGATCGTCGCTTTGATTAAAACACCAGCCGCCCCCGCATGGTCTGACATCATCGTAGGTCCCTGCGGCGATGTTATCTTGACATTAAGGGACCACAAATTAAATTTCGCTGGACAGTGTGCCCAACCGATACCCCATAATACGTGGTCTACGTCCTTGTTGAACGATGATAAGTGGCATCAGATTGCAGGCACGTATGATGGTAAGGAAGTAAAGGTCTATGTTGATGGCGAAGAAGAGGCATCTAATGCTGCCGCAGGTCCGTTTATAGCGGGAGCTAAGTATATCGGTTCCAGAGACGACAAACAAGAGGCATTCACAGGTCTTATTGATGAGATCGCATTTTTCAATGTCGCACTCTCAGGGGCTGATGTGAAAGCGATTGCTGACAGTGGATTATCTGTCGCACTCGGTTTTGCTGCGGTTTCTCCGCAAGCGAAACTGACCACGACTTGGGCGAAATTGAAAAGCGAAACGATAGACCGCTAA